The Gouania willdenowi chromosome 3, fGouWil2.1, whole genome shotgun sequence genome includes a region encoding these proteins:
- the LOC114456329 gene encoding arylamine N-acetyltransferase, pineal gland isozyme NAT-10-like yields MNLEEYFERIGFHGYFGKPDLATLKLIHKLHVMSIPFENLNIHCGETMTMDIVIIYDKIVKGKRGGWCLENNSLFGWVMREMGYDCVTLGSRVFESIQNQFGPDETHLIHKVMIDGQAYIADVSFGVSYQVWEPLELISEKEQPQAAGIFYLRKEEDVWVLEKTARKQQVVNPEFINSSLLSKEQESKKKIYCFTLEPRHAHHFFEVNQKLQTDPTSLFIKKSICSLQTPTGFKALIGLIYSEVTFKPDEGVDVFEMRNITESEIEKILREHFNVKLQNKLLPTNKKTSYTL; encoded by the coding sequence ATGAATTTGGAGGAATACTTCGAGAGGATCGGTTTCCACGGTTACTTTGGCAAACCTGATCTTGCAACTTTGAAGTTGATCCACAAACTGCATGTGATGTCAATTCCATTTGAAAACCTAAACATCCACTGTGGGGAAACCATGACCATGGACATTGTGATAATCTACGATAAGATAGTCAAGGGCAAGCGTGGAGGTTGGTGTCTTGAGAACAACTCTTTGTTTGGCTGGGTTATGAGAGAAATGGGGTATGATTGTGTAACTTTGGGTTCCAGGGTTTTTGAAAGTATCCAGAATCAGTTTGGCCCTGATGAAACTCATCTTATCCACAAGGTCATGATTGACGGACAGGCTTACATAGCAGATGTAAGTTTTGGGGTGTCCTATCAAGTGTGGGAGCCCCTGGAGCTCATATCTGAAAAAGAGCAACCACAAGCAGCAGGTATCTTTTATTTGAGAAAAGAGGAGGATGTGTGGGTGCTGGAGAAGACAGCCAGAAAACAACAGGTTGTTAATCCGGAGTTTATCAACTCAAGCCTCCTGAGCAAGGAGCAAGAATCTAAAAAGAAGATTTACTGTTTCACATTAGAGCCTCGCCACGCTCATCACTTCTTTGAGGTGAACCAAAAACTCCAAACTGACCCCACTTCCCTCTTTATCAAAAAATCCATCTGCTCTCTACAAACACCCACTGGATTCAAAGCTCTGATTGGCCTGATCTACAGTGAGGTCACCTTCAAACCCGATGAAGGTGTCGATGTCTTTGAAATGAGGAATATAACAGAGAGTGAGATAGAGAAAATTCTTAGAGAACATTTCAATGTGAAGTTGCAGAATAAACTGCtaccaacaaacaaaaaaacatcttacACCCTCTGA
- the LOC114459414 gene encoding proline-rich protein 2-like — translation MHPQPGTATPHQLRSRAPPSRGGHPTITHAAPATSPTPPKAVRDLAAPRPVPGQTAGGRAPKRRNPRPTPGTTPTQTRHPRGRAPSQPDQHSPMADPPGQEPLAEPPHTPTHHDPRRPQSGRGPTTHPSLPKATQAGPAVPQVSPRGGGGRGRPGPTRQWHPQRRRAQGARPRRPDRPAGQPTATPRHPTTHEAIVAPTSSHPVPDPLPEAINPTTPDEPTPKLPAPHQHPGLTGAPMPNPTGEQAQSEGAFIQLYKS, via the coding sequence atgcacccccagccaggcaccgcaaccccacaccaACTTCGCAGCAGAGCACCCCCCTCCCGAGGAGGCCACCCCACAATCACCCACGCGGCCCCGgccaccagccccaccccgcccaaggcggTGCGGGACCTCGCTGCACCGCGGCCAGTCCCCGGGCAGACGGCGGGGGGGCGCGCCCCGAAACGCCGAAACCCAAGACCCACCCCCGGGACAACCCCCAcccagacacggcacccacGGGGCCGCGCCCCCAGCCAGCCAGACCAACACTCCCCGATGGCGGAtccgccaggacaggagccacTGGCCgagcccccacacacacccacccatcACGACCCAAGGAGGCCCCAGAGCGGGCGAGGCCCCACAactcacccttccctccccAAAGCTACACAAGCCGGCCCTGCtgtcccccaagtgagcccccggggagggggggggagggggcggCCAGGCCCAACGCGCCAGTGGCACCCTCAGCGAAGGCGCGCCCAGGGAGCCAGGCCAAGGCGCCCAGACCGGCCGGCGGGGCAACCCACCGCAACACCCCGTCACCCAACAACCCATGAAGCAATCGTTGCCCCCACGAGCAGCCACCCCGTCCCGGACCCCCTTCCCGAAGCCAtaaaccccaccaccccagacGAGCCAACCCCCAAGCTACCCGccccccaccagcatcccgGGCTGACAGGAGCCCCCATGCCAAACCCAACTGGAGAGCAGGCGCAGAGTGAAGGC
- the sdr42e1 gene encoding short-chain dehydrogenase/reductase family 42E member 1, which translates to MLLGLLIEMENASAETILIIGGCGYFGFRLAQSLHKRGSRIVLFDAVPPNQELLQDIGFVQGDICDYAQVEKTIKGVACVFHIASYGMSGREQLNRSLIEAVNVQGTQNVLKACVEHGVSRLVYTSTFNVVFGGQVIENGDESLPYLPLHLHPDHYSRTKSVAEMAVLKANGTALKDGSGLLRTCALRPAGIYGPGEQRHLPRIVGYIEKGIFRFVYGDPSSLVEFVHVDNLVLAHELAAEALTPEKKHRSAGQAYFISDGRPVNNFEFFRPLVEGLGYPFPELRLPISLIYFFAFLTEMVHHLIGPFYNFQPLLTRTEVYKTGVTHYFSMDKAKTELGYQPQEHSLDEVVQWFRSRGHGRKHQRSRVGRLLRDIVFVSAFFAVVLSFLPVVGS; encoded by the exons ATGCTACTG GGTCTCCTTATTGAAATGGAAAATGCATCGGCAGAAACAATTTTAATAATTGGAGGATGTGGATATTTCGGTTTTCG CCTTGCTCAGTCGCTGCATAAACGGGGATCCAGGATCGTTCTGTTTGACGCTGTCCCTCCAAACCAAGAACTGCTCCAAGACATTGGATTTGTTCAAGGGGATATATGTGATTACGCACAAGTTGAGAAAACTATCAAAGGGGTGGCCTGTGTATTCCACATTGCCTCCTATGGTATGTCTGGCAGAGAGCAGCTGAACAGGAGTCTGATAGAGGCAGTAAATGTTCAAGGTACCCAGAATGTGTTGAAGGCCTGCGTGGAGCACGGAGTGTCCAGACTGGTTTACACCAGCACTTTTAACGTGGTGTTTGGAGGCCAGGTGATAGAGAACGGAGATGAAAGCCTTCCCTACCTACCTCTCCATCTACACCCTGACCACTACTCTAGAACTAAGTCTGTGGCAGAGATGGCAGTGTTAAAGGCTAATGGCACAGCGCTGAAGGATGGTTCAGGGCTACTGAGGACTTGTGCTTTACGCCCAGCAGGTATCTACGGGCCTGGAGAGCAGAGACACCTGCCCAGAATAGTTGGCTACATAGAGAAGGGTATCTTTAGGTTTGTGTATGGGGATCCCAGCAGCCTGGTGGAGTTTGTCCATGTGGACAACCTGGTGTTGGCTCATGAGCTGGCAGCTGAGGCTCTGACTCCAGAGAAGAAGCACCGCTCTGCAGGACAAGCCTACTTCATCTCAGATGGAAGGCCTGTCAATAATTTTGAATTCTTCAGACCTCTGGTGGAGGGTTTGGGCTATCCTTTTCCCGAACTACGCCTTCCTATCTCACTTATTTACTTCTTTGCCTTCCTGACAGAGATGGTTCACCATCTCATTGGGCCCTTTTACAACTTCCAGCCCCTGCTGACACGCACAGAGGTGTATAAAACAGGTGTGACGCATTACTTCAGCATGGATAAGGCTAAGACGGAGCTGGGTTACCAGCCTCAGGAGCACAGCCTGGACGAGGTGGTGCAGTGGTTCAGAAGCAGAGGTCATgggaggaaacatcaaaggtCACGTGTTGGTCGACTGCTTAGAGACATTGTCTTTGTCTCTGCTTTTTTTGCAGTGGTACTTTCTTTTCTGCCAGTCGTTGGCAGCTGA